Sequence from the Hamadaea flava genome:
TGTTCTCGCCCTTGACGATCGCCTCGTAGACCTTCACCCGGCCGAGGACGTCGTCGGACTTGATGGTGAGCAGCTCCTGCAACGCGTACGCCGCGCCGTAGGCCTGCATCGCCCAGCACTCCATCTCACCGAAACGCTGACCACCGAACTGCGCCTTACCACCCAGCGGCTGCTGCGTGATCATCGAGTACGGACCGGTCGACCGAGCGTGGATCTTGTCGTCGACCAGGTGGTTCAGCTTCAGGATGTAGATGTAGCCCACCGCGATCGGGTCCGGCAGCGGCTCACCGCTGCGGCCGTCGAACAGCTGGGCCTTGCCGGACGCCCCCACGAGCTGCTTGCCGTCACGGTTCGGCAGCGTCGAGGCGAGCAGACCGGTGATCTCCTCCTCCTTGGCGCCGTCGAAGACCGGCGTGGCGACGTTCGTGTCGGGCACCGACTCGTGAGCGTCGATCGACCGGAGAGCCTTCTTCCAGTCCGCGTCCTCGCCCTCGATCTTCCAGCCGGTCTTGGCCACCCACCCGAGGTGGGTCTCCAGGACCTGCCCGATGTTCATTCGCGAGGGGACACCCAGCGGGTTGAGCACGATGTCGACCGGCGTGCCGTCCTCGAGGAACGGCATGTCCTCGACCGGAAGGATCTTGGAGATGACGCCCTTGTTGCCGTGGCGGCCCGCGAGCTTGTCACCGTCCTGGATCTTCCGCTTCTGGGCCACGTAGACCCGGACCAGCTCGTTCACACCCGGAGGCAGCTCGTCGCCGTCCTCACGGGAGAAGGTGCGTACGCCGATGACCGTGCCGGTCTCGCCGTGCGGAACCTTCAGCGAGGTGTCCCGGACCTCACGCGCCTTCTCGCCGAAGATCGCGCGGAGCAGCCGCTCCTCCGGGGTCAGCTCGGTCTCGCCCTTGGGCGTCACCTTGCCGACCAGGATGTCGCCGGGGACGACCTCGGCGCCGATCCGGATGATGCCGCGCTCGTCGAGGTCCGCGAGCATCTCCTCGCTGACGTTCGGGATGTCGCGGGTGATCTCCTCCGGGCCGAGCTTGGTGTCCCGGGCGTCGACCTCGTGCTCCTCGATGTGGATCGAGGTGAGCACGTCCTCCTGCACGAGGCGCTGCGACAGGATGATCGCGTCCTCGTAGTTGTGGCCCTCCCACGGCATGAACGCGACCAGCAGGTTGCGTCCGAGCGCCATCTCGCCCTCGTCGGTGCAGGGACCGTCGGCGATGACCTGGCCGGCCTCGACGCGGTCGCCCTCGAAGACGACGGGCTTCTGGTTGACGCAGGAGCCCGAGTTGGAGCGGCGGAACTTGTGCAGCAGGTACGTGCGGCGGTGACCGTCGTCCTGGTGAACCGTCACGTAGTCGGCGCAGAGGTCCTCGACCACACCGCCGACCTCGGCCACGACCACGTCGCCGGCGTCGACCGCGGCCCGGTACTCCATGCCGGTGCCGACCAGCGGAGACTCCGCCTTGACCAGCGGCACGGCCTGACGCTGCATGTTCGCGCCCATCAGGGCCCGGTTGGCGTCGTCGTGCTCGAGGAACGGGATCATGGCGGTCGCGACCGACACCATCTGGCGCGGCGAGACGTCCATGTAGTCGACCTGCGTCGGCGCGACGAAGTCGACCTCGCCGCCCTTCCGGCGGACGAGCACCCGGTCGCCGACGAAGTGACCGTCGGCCATCAGCGGCTCGTTGGCCTGCGCGATGACGTGCCGGTCCTCTTCGTCCGCGGTCAGGTAGTCGATCTGGTCGCTCACACGACCCTCGACGACCTTCCGGTACGGCGTCTCGATGAAGCCGAACGGGTTGACCCGGGCGAAGGTGGACAGCGCGCCGATGAGGCCGATGTTCGGGCCTTCCGGCGTCTCGATCGGGCACATGCGGCCGTAGTGCGACGGGTGGACGTCACGAACCTCGAAGCCGGCGCGCTCCCGGGACAGACCACCCGGGCCGAGCGCCGACAGCCGGCGCCGGTGGGTCAGACCCGCGAGCGGGTTGGTCTGGTCCATGAACTGGGAGAGCTGCGACGTGCCGAAGAACTCCTTGATCGCGGCCACCACGGGGCGGATGTTGATCAGGGTCTGCGGCGTGATCGCCTCGACGTCCTGGGTCGTCATACGCTCGCGGACGACGCGCTCCATCCGGGACAGGCCGACACGGACCTGGTTCTGGATGAGTTCGCCCACGGTACGCAGCCGCCGGTTGCCGAAGTGGTCGATGTCGTCGGCCTCGTAGCCCTCTTCGCCCACGTGCAGGCGCGCGAGGTACTCGACGGTCGAGACGATGTCCTCTTCGGTCAGGACGCCCGTGGTGATCGGGACGTCGACCTCGAGCTTCTTGTTGAACTTGTAGCGACCGACCTTCGCGACGTCGTACCGCTTCGGGTTGAAGAAGAGGTTGTCGAGAAGGGTCTGCGCGTTCTCCCGCGTCGGCGGCTCGCCCGGACGCAGCTTGCGGTAGATGTCGAGCAGCGCCTCGTCCTGGCTGGCGATGTGGTCCTTCTCCAGCGTGGTCATGAGCAGCTCAGACCAGCCGAAGCGCTCCCGGATCTGGTCCGCGGACCAGCCGATCGCCTTCAGCAGGACGGTGACGGCCTGCCGGCGCTTGCGGTCGATCCGCACGCCGACGGTGTCGCGCTTGTCGATGTCGAATTCGAGCCAGGCGCCCCGGCTCGGGATGACCTTGACACTCGTCAGGTCACGGTCGGAGGTCTTGTCCGGCTCCTTGGTGAAGTAGACACCCGGAGAACGGACAAGCTGGGAGACGACGATCCGCTCCGTGCCGTTGATGATGAAAGTGCCCTTGGGCGTCATCATCGGGAAGTCACCCATGAACACCGTCTGGCTCTTGATCTCGCCGGTGGTGTTGTTGGTGAACTCTGCGGTAACGAAGAGCGGCGCGCAGTAGGTGAGGTCCTTCTCCTTGCATTCCTCGATCGAGGCCTTGACCTCTTCGAAGCGCGGGTTGGAGAAGGAAAGCGACATGGTGCCGGAGAAGTCCTCGATGGGACTGATCTCTTCGAGGATTTCTGCGAGGCCCGAGCGGGCGTGCTGATCAGCTGCCGAGCGGGTCTGCCAAGCCTCGTTGCCGACCAGCCAGTCGAAGGACTCGGTCTGGATGGCGAGAAGGTTGGGGACCTCTAGATGTTCGGTGATCCTGCCGAAGGAGATCCGGCGGGGAGCGAAAGCGCTCGACGTACGACTGGTCTTCGCAGGGCGGGAAGTTGCCAAGATACGTCCTTCCGAGGACCGGTGGTGCAACGGCCGTTACGCGTGCACTCCAACAACCCCTGATCCGGAACTACCGCGCGGAAGGTCCGCGGGAAGTCATCCCAGGCAGGGGCAGATAGAAGGGCAGCGCAAACTAGCAGTGTAGCCGGAAGGCACGCCGCTGTAAAGTCGCCACGGCAAGACCGGGCCAGACGTGTCGCACACCACCCTAACCCAGAGGGGCGACAGTTTCCCTCGAACAGATCGGGGACCGTCTCGGGTACTTCGGTGGCGACTGTCCTTTCTTCGGCAACCAGCGTTGTGTACTGACATCAGCGTGCCCTCCGCCGCCTGCCACGTCAAGACCATGCCGCATAACAGTGTGGGCGTGGCATCATGAGCCGTCGGCGAAGCCTGGCAAATCCGCCCGAGACCCCCCGCTGACCGGCCGAAAGACCCGTCGAGGAGCCATGACTTCGAACGTGCTGACCGCGCCCGCGACACGCCGGGCGCCCGCCCGCCAGACTCTCCGGCGTTACCTTCCGGCCCTGGTCGCGTGGGGTGTCGGGGCCCTGATCTTCCTCATCACGACGGCGTACCACTATCGCGTGCTGGGCACCGAGCCGCGTCCGGCCAAGCTGATCTTCGAGGACTGGCTCATCTGGGACTCAGGCCACTATCTCGACATCGCCGAACGTGGATACGACACCTTCGAACGGCACGCCTTCTTTCCCGCGTACCCACTGCTCCTGCACGCCAGCGACTATCTGCCCGGCGGGCAACGGGTGGCCGGCCCGATCGTCACGATGCTCGTCGCACTCGCGGCGCTGATCCTGATCCAGCGGCTCGCCGAGCATGAGTTCGACGGCCCGGTCGCGCGGCGTACGGTCTTCTATGTCGTGGCGTTCCCGACCGCGTTCTTCCTCTATGCCCCGTACAACGAAGGCTTGTTCATCGTCTTCGCGGTCGGCGCGCTCTATGCGGCGCGACGGGGGAACTGGTGGATCGCGGGACTCCTGGGCGGTCTCGCCGGCACTGTCCGGCTCTTCGGACTGCTTCTCCTGCTGCCCTTGGCGTACGAATATCTGCGGGTGCATCGCCGCCCCCGGTGGTCTGCGCTCGCGCTTCTCCTGGTCCCGGCCGGGCTTTTGGCGTACTCGTGGTATTGCTGGACGACCACCGGCGATGCCCTGGCCTTCGCGCATGCCCAGGACCACTGGCATCGGGCTTATCAATGGCCCGGCGTGCCGCAGTGGCACGCGTTGCGGCTGATCGGCGAGCAGCCGCTGCTCAGCGCACGGAGCCTGCTCTACGCGCAGCAGCTCGCGCTGTTCGGGCTCGGGCTGATCACCCTCGTGCTCGCGCTGGTGGGGCCGTTCCGGTTCCGCGCTGATCAGCGCTATCTCATCATGTACGCCGCGGCGCTGTTCCTGCCGCTGTTGATCACCGAGGTGGGGCCCGACGACCCGCTGGGTTCCCTCCCCCGGTTCCTTTTGGAGATCGTCCCGATCTTCTTCGTGCTCGGCCGGATCGGGGCGAGAGAGCTGCTGGACCGGACGCTCCTGCTGACCCTGATGTCGCTGAACGTGATCAACATCCTCACGTTCCTGCGTCGCGACACCTTCGTCTCCTGAGTACGCGAAAGGGGGCCGTGGATGTCCACGGCCCCCTTTCGGCAGAGGTCACTTGAGCGTGACGCCCGCGCCCTCAGCCTCGAGCTTGCCCTTGGCCTTGTCGGCGGTCTCCTTGTTGACCTTCTCGAGGATCGCCTTGGGGGCGGCCTCGACGAGGTCCTTGGCCTCCTTCAGACCCAGGCCGGTCAGCTCACGCACGACCTTGATGACCTGGATCTTCTTGCCACCGTCGTTCTCCAGGACGACGTCGAACTCGTCCTGCTCCTCGACGGCCGGAGCCTCCGCGCCGCCACCGGCGGCGGCAACGCCCGCGACGGCGACCGGCGCGGCGGCGGTGACCTCGAAGGTGCTCTCGAACTGCTTCACGAACTCGGAGAGCTCGATCAGGGTCATCTCCTTGAACGCGTCAAGGAGCTCCTCGGTGCTCAGCTTCGCCATGATTGTGGCGTCCTTTCTCAAACTACGAAAACGTTGATCGGTGGTGCCGGAGCCCGCAGGGCTACTCGGCGCCTTCCTTCGCGCGCTTGTCCTGCAGTGCGGCGACCGTGCGAACGGTCTTCGAAAGCGGGGCCTGGAGCACGGCCGCGGCCTTGCTCAGGTTCGCCTTCATGGCGCCGGCCAGCTTGGCCAGCAGCACATCGCGGGACTCCAGATCGGCGATCTTGGTGACCTCGGCCGCCGTGATCGCCTTGCCCTCGAAAACGCCACCCTTGATGACGAGGAGCGGGT
This genomic interval carries:
- the rplL gene encoding 50S ribosomal protein L7/L12, with amino-acid sequence MAKLSTEELLDAFKEMTLIELSEFVKQFESTFEVTAAAPVAVAGVAAAGGGAEAPAVEEQDEFDVVLENDGGKKIQVIKVVRELTGLGLKEAKDLVEAAPKAILEKVNKETADKAKGKLEAEGAGVTLK
- a CDS encoding mannosyltransferase family protein, which gives rise to MTSNVLTAPATRRAPARQTLRRYLPALVAWGVGALIFLITTAYHYRVLGTEPRPAKLIFEDWLIWDSGHYLDIAERGYDTFERHAFFPAYPLLLHASDYLPGGQRVAGPIVTMLVALAALILIQRLAEHEFDGPVARRTVFYVVAFPTAFFLYAPYNEGLFIVFAVGALYAARRGNWWIAGLLGGLAGTVRLFGLLLLLPLAYEYLRVHRRPRWSALALLLVPAGLLAYSWYCWTTTGDALAFAHAQDHWHRAYQWPGVPQWHALRLIGEQPLLSARSLLYAQQLALFGLGLITLVLALVGPFRFRADQRYLIMYAAALFLPLLITEVGPDDPLGSLPRFLLEIVPIFFVLGRIGARELLDRTLLLTLMSLNVINILTFLRRDTFVS
- the rpoB gene encoding DNA-directed RNA polymerase subunit beta, producing the protein MATSRPAKTSRTSSAFAPRRISFGRITEHLEVPNLLAIQTESFDWLVGNEAWQTRSAADQHARSGLAEILEEISPIEDFSGTMSLSFSNPRFEEVKASIEECKEKDLTYCAPLFVTAEFTNNTTGEIKSQTVFMGDFPMMTPKGTFIINGTERIVVSQLVRSPGVYFTKEPDKTSDRDLTSVKVIPSRGAWLEFDIDKRDTVGVRIDRKRRQAVTVLLKAIGWSADQIRERFGWSELLMTTLEKDHIASQDEALLDIYRKLRPGEPPTRENAQTLLDNLFFNPKRYDVAKVGRYKFNKKLEVDVPITTGVLTEEDIVSTVEYLARLHVGEEGYEADDIDHFGNRRLRTVGELIQNQVRVGLSRMERVVRERMTTQDVEAITPQTLINIRPVVAAIKEFFGTSQLSQFMDQTNPLAGLTHRRRLSALGPGGLSRERAGFEVRDVHPSHYGRMCPIETPEGPNIGLIGALSTFARVNPFGFIETPYRKVVEGRVSDQIDYLTADEEDRHVIAQANEPLMADGHFVGDRVLVRRKGGEVDFVAPTQVDYMDVSPRQMVSVATAMIPFLEHDDANRALMGANMQRQAVPLVKAESPLVGTGMEYRAAVDAGDVVVAEVGGVVEDLCADYVTVHQDDGHRRTYLLHKFRRSNSGSCVNQKPVVFEGDRVEAGQVIADGPCTDEGEMALGRNLLVAFMPWEGHNYEDAIILSQRLVQEDVLTSIHIEEHEVDARDTKLGPEEITRDIPNVSEEMLADLDERGIIRIGAEVVPGDILVGKVTPKGETELTPEERLLRAIFGEKAREVRDTSLKVPHGETGTVIGVRTFSREDGDELPPGVNELVRVYVAQKRKIQDGDKLAGRHGNKGVISKILPVEDMPFLEDGTPVDIVLNPLGVPSRMNIGQVLETHLGWVAKTGWKIEGEDADWKKALRSIDAHESVPDTNVATPVFDGAKEEEITGLLASTLPNRDGKQLVGASGKAQLFDGRSGEPLPDPIAVGYIYILKLNHLVDDKIHARSTGPYSMITQQPLGGKAQFGGQRFGEMECWAMQAYGAAYALQELLTIKSDDVLGRVKVYEAIVKGENIPEPGIPESFKVLLKELQSLCLNVEVLSSDGVALEMRETDDEVFRAAEELGIDLSRRPNEGVISVDEV